A single region of the Pirellulales bacterium genome encodes:
- a CDS encoding polyhydroxyalkanoic acid system family protein, which translates to MPSLKLSYPHQLGQAEAVARLKNLLTKVKDKYQAQVSDLKEAWNGNTLNFSFSTYGFKVAGDVIVQPSEVQLDGQIPIAAMMFKGKIESAIRDQLAKELA; encoded by the coding sequence ATGCCGAGCTTAAAGCTCTCCTATCCGCATCAGTTGGGGCAAGCAGAAGCGGTTGCCCGATTGAAAAATCTCCTCACGAAAGTGAAGGACAAATACCAAGCTCAGGTTTCCGATTTGAAAGAAGCTTGGAACGGCAACACGCTGAATTTCAGCTTTAGCACGTACGGCTTCAAAGTGGCCGGCGACGTGATTGTGCAGCCCAGCGAAGTGCAGCTCGACGGGCAAATTCCGATCGCCGCCATGATGTTCAAGGGCAAAATCGAAAGCGCCATTCGCGATCAACTGGCCAAAGAGCTGGCGTGA
- a CDS encoding ribonuclease D codes for MSYNQVTTEQQLAALCDELSQAEVIAFDTEFVSEHTYRSQLCLVQICTPAGLSVIDPLSAGDLTRFWEVLARPNHQTIVHAGREELGFALQAVNQCPANLFDVQIAAGFISDEFPSGYGTLLSRLLGVNTQKGETRTDWRRRPLSAQQLEYALDDVRYLIPLRDKLLARLDKTNRTDWFAAEMQDFQQEVIASRSRERWRRVSGISGLSPRSLAVARELWRWREGEAQRRDTPAKFVLRDDLLVELARRRTAEMRQIRAVRGLERSELQRLLPKIAEHIQLALDLPQQDLPQSERREVPQQINVLGQFLSTALTSLCRSLGLAPALVGTASDVRDLIAFRLGFVNDESAALACGWRAEVVGTLIDDLLAGKLSIRITDPLSDHPLVFEKTNQAAPAVQHKSS; via the coding sequence ATGTCGTACAACCAAGTTACCACCGAACAACAATTGGCGGCACTGTGCGATGAGTTATCTCAGGCCGAGGTCATTGCCTTCGACACCGAATTTGTTTCCGAGCATACTTACCGTTCGCAATTATGCTTGGTGCAAATTTGCACTCCCGCCGGGCTGAGCGTAATCGATCCCTTATCCGCCGGCGACCTGACCCGCTTTTGGGAAGTGCTAGCGCGGCCCAATCATCAAACCATAGTACACGCCGGACGGGAAGAGCTAGGCTTCGCGCTGCAGGCCGTCAACCAATGTCCGGCCAATTTATTCGACGTGCAAATTGCGGCCGGTTTTATCAGCGACGAATTTCCCTCCGGCTACGGCACGCTGCTGTCGCGATTGCTGGGCGTGAACACGCAGAAGGGAGAAACCCGCACCGATTGGCGGCGGCGACCGCTGAGCGCGCAACAGTTGGAATATGCCCTGGACGACGTACGGTATCTCATTCCGCTGCGCGATAAGCTGCTGGCTCGGCTCGATAAAACCAACCGCACCGACTGGTTCGCCGCCGAAATGCAGGACTTTCAGCAAGAGGTGATTGCCAGCCGCAGTCGGGAACGGTGGCGGCGGGTGTCGGGCATTTCGGGTTTATCTCCCCGGTCGCTGGCTGTGGCGCGCGAATTGTGGCGCTGGCGCGAAGGAGAAGCCCAGCGCCGTGATACACCGGCGAAGTTTGTGCTGCGCGACGATTTGCTGGTGGAGCTGGCCCGTCGCCGCACGGCCGAAATGCGGCAAATTCGGGCCGTGCGCGGACTGGAGCGAAGTGAATTACAACGGTTGTTGCCGAAAATTGCTGAGCATATTCAATTGGCGCTGGATCTTCCCCAGCAAGATTTGCCGCAAAGCGAACGGCGAGAAGTGCCGCAGCAAATTAACGTGCTGGGACAATTTCTATCGACCGCCCTGACCAGCTTGTGCCGCTCGCTGGGATTAGCTCCGGCGCTGGTGGGCACCGCCAGCGATGTGCGCGATCTCATCGCGTTTCGCTTGGGCTTTGTCAACGACGAATCAGCGGCCTTGGCTTGCGGTTGGCGGGCCGAAGTGGTGGGAACGCTCATCGATGACTTGCTGGCCGGCAAGCTCAGCATTCGCATTACCGATCCACTTTCCGATCATCCACTGGTGTTCGAAAAGACCAACCAAGCTGCGCCTGCCGTGCAACACAAATCCTCATGA
- a CDS encoding Lpg1974 family pore-forming outer membrane protein, which produces MSCAKFLRITALCLGLATIAALARAAQPVSDYDLEPMLRRYGGSTNQNTLSDDGSAQATLQAVNAAPASPVSGSADQVSHAIFSTADDGSGQLSSRNGYQTASPIPTSMPAPLNNYNRGVRHAFVNQAALELPDDASDNSGSSQQPTRSVQAQPQRMPTRAMNSQPSSGMTNRMPVPDTSSPTSQEMIGPGMESMNSNEYGSAYSDCMNGCNMNGCCNGCGGNSCGCGGCGNSCDSCGGCGGCGNSCGGCCGDSCCFNPCGCCGWYAGADYVLVRPDFAIAQAFVQITGDPITGNENDRIIQQKYNYQSSVRAFLGYRFDCGDEINFHYWNLNDGGTLVASPTLTSAFGGQFMLRANNPGDTLVNTVGLNMNVYDIDYSKCCCFGGNPSSCNPCRCCPVWTLKYSAGVRIADVHRTDDTIQNSATPVVDEPVAGFIDASFIGAGPRVGIEGRRYFAGNRFSLFARTNFSLLLGQMDQTETIPVLNADGVTTITESLTDSHDRIIPVAEMELGGDWQVSNRLRMSAGYLLQAWWDLGEFEHVDVTDFQPITNATVLGFDGFFARVEVCF; this is translated from the coding sequence ATGTCGTGCGCTAAATTTCTGCGTATCACTGCCCTGTGCTTAGGGCTGGCGACTATTGCTGCTTTGGCCCGGGCTGCTCAGCCGGTTTCCGATTACGACTTAGAGCCCATGTTGCGGCGCTATGGCGGCTCGACAAATCAAAACACATTGTCCGATGACGGCTCGGCGCAAGCCACGTTGCAGGCGGTGAACGCCGCGCCCGCCTCGCCAGTTAGTGGCAGTGCCGATCAAGTATCGCACGCCATTTTTTCCACCGCCGACGATGGTTCCGGCCAACTTTCGTCGCGCAACGGTTACCAAACCGCCAGCCCGATTCCGACCAGCATGCCGGCGCCATTGAATAATTACAATCGCGGAGTGCGCCACGCCTTCGTCAACCAGGCGGCATTGGAGCTTCCCGACGACGCAAGCGACAACTCGGGCTCTTCGCAGCAGCCCACGCGCTCCGTGCAAGCCCAGCCTCAGCGTATGCCAACCCGGGCCATGAATTCGCAGCCATCCAGCGGAATGACGAATCGCATGCCCGTGCCCGATACTTCCAGCCCCACCTCGCAGGAAATGATTGGCCCGGGCATGGAATCGATGAACTCCAATGAATACGGCAGTGCCTACAGCGATTGCATGAACGGTTGCAACATGAACGGTTGCTGTAATGGCTGCGGTGGTAACAGTTGTGGCTGCGGTGGCTGTGGTAATTCCTGTGATAGCTGCGGCGGTTGCGGTGGCTGCGGAAACTCCTGCGGCGGTTGCTGCGGTGATTCGTGCTGCTTCAATCCGTGCGGTTGCTGTGGATGGTACGCCGGCGCGGATTACGTGCTGGTGCGGCCAGACTTTGCCATCGCCCAGGCGTTTGTGCAAATTACCGGCGATCCGATCACCGGAAACGAAAACGACCGCATCATCCAGCAGAAATATAATTACCAAAGCTCCGTGCGGGCGTTTCTTGGTTACCGCTTCGATTGCGGCGACGAAATCAACTTCCACTACTGGAATTTGAACGATGGCGGAACCCTGGTCGCTTCCCCCACGCTCACCAGCGCCTTCGGCGGGCAGTTTATGTTGCGGGCGAACAACCCTGGCGACACGCTGGTGAACACGGTCGGCCTGAACATGAACGTGTACGACATCGATTATTCCAAGTGCTGCTGCTTCGGCGGCAATCCTTCCTCGTGCAATCCTTGCCGCTGCTGCCCCGTGTGGACGTTGAAGTACTCCGCCGGCGTGCGAATTGCCGACGTGCATCGTACGGACGACACCATTCAAAACTCCGCCACTCCAGTTGTCGACGAACCCGTCGCCGGCTTTATTGACGCTTCGTTCATCGGAGCCGGTCCGCGGGTGGGAATTGAAGGGCGGCGGTATTTCGCAGGCAACCGGTTTTCGCTGTTTGCCCGCACCAACTTTTCGCTGCTGCTGGGGCAAATGGATCAAACGGAGACCATCCCGGTGTTGAATGCCGACGGCGTGACCACCATTACCGAAAGCTTAACCGACAGCCACGATCGCATTATTCCGGTTGCGGAAATGGAACTTGGCGGCGATTGGCAAGTGAGCAATCGGCTGCGGATGTCGGCCGGTTACCTGCTCCAGGCCTGGTGGGATTTAGGCGAATTCGAGCATGTGGACGTGACCGACTTTCAGCCCATCACCAATGCCACGGTTCTGGGCTTCGACGGCTTCTTTGCTCGCGTGGAAGTGTGCTTCTAA
- the rpsU gene encoding 30S ribosomal protein S21 — protein MVKLTVRDRESIQEAVRRFRKLVERSGIKKEMRRREYYEKPSEIRRRARLRAERRTRRVKPVGA, from the coding sequence GTGGTCAAGCTTACGGTTCGGGATCGAGAATCGATTCAGGAAGCGGTGCGGCGCTTCCGCAAGCTCGTGGAACGCAGCGGCATTAAAAAGGAAATGCGCCGCCGGGAGTATTACGAAAAGCCAAGCGAAATTCGCCGCCGTGCGCGGTTGCGTGCGGAAAGACGAACCCGCCGCGTGAAGCCGGTGGGCGCTTGA
- a CDS encoding ABC-F family ATP-binding cassette domain-containing protein yields MAVLLQIKNAHKSYGHQVLLDGAEATIIDDAKVGFVGRNGAGKSTLLRILLGEEELDRGDIVRHPKLQLGYLRQHDPFLPGETGLEFLMRSSSQPDWKCGEVAGEFELKGEALTGPVAKLSGGWQTRLKLAELLLHDPNLLLLDEPTNFLDLRTQILLEHFLKNHREACLVVSHDRAFLAATCDHTLDLTRGKLTMFPGKIDAFLEHQQQQREHEERTNAALLAKRRHLEEFIAKNKARASTASRARSKSKQLERLELIETAADEPTANIHAPQVEPRKGPALRCRQLAIGYAERTVADGIDLEIDHGARAAVVGDNGQGKTTFLRTVVDSLPPLAGEVRWGYGCQLGIYAQHVYTSLPEEQTVLEYLERSAARGTKAQEILDLAGALLFRGEHVEKRISVLSGGERARLCLAGLLLGNYNVLLLDEPGNHLDVDTVDALARALIDYRGTVIFTSHDRHFLKRVATSIVEVRDGRVVNYRGNYEAYLYSINQEIDAAEALSPGLRPGVKATPRTVRDDRQLRKDMAALEKTISRLEVQKKTVHDQLLAATDPAEALRLHHEQTDLADQLKNAEQRWFQLQEQEEA; encoded by the coding sequence ATGGCCGTGCTGCTGCAAATTAAAAACGCCCACAAAAGTTACGGCCATCAAGTGCTGCTGGACGGCGCCGAGGCCACCATCATCGACGACGCCAAAGTTGGCTTCGTGGGCCGCAACGGCGCAGGCAAAAGCACGCTGCTCCGCATTCTGCTGGGAGAAGAAGAGCTCGATCGGGGCGATATCGTTCGCCATCCCAAATTACAGTTGGGATATTTGCGTCAGCACGATCCGTTTCTTCCCGGCGAAACCGGCCTGGAATTTTTGATGCGTTCCAGCAGCCAGCCCGATTGGAAATGCGGCGAAGTGGCCGGCGAGTTTGAGCTAAAAGGCGAGGCGCTTACCGGTCCCGTCGCCAAGCTTTCCGGCGGTTGGCAAACGCGCTTGAAGTTGGCGGAGCTGCTGTTGCACGATCCGAATTTGCTGCTGCTCGACGAGCCGACCAACTTTCTCGACTTGCGCACCCAAATTTTGCTGGAGCATTTTTTGAAAAATCATCGCGAGGCCTGCCTGGTGGTTTCGCACGACCGTGCATTCCTGGCCGCCACCTGCGATCACACGCTCGATTTAACCCGTGGCAAGCTCACGATGTTCCCGGGCAAAATCGACGCGTTTCTGGAACACCAACAGCAGCAGCGCGAACACGAAGAGCGCACCAATGCCGCGCTCCTGGCCAAGCGGCGGCATTTGGAAGAGTTCATCGCCAAAAACAAAGCCCGGGCCAGCACCGCCTCCCGCGCCCGATCCAAAAGCAAGCAGCTGGAAAGATTGGAGCTGATCGAAACTGCTGCCGACGAGCCCACGGCCAACATCCACGCTCCGCAGGTTGAGCCGCGCAAAGGCCCGGCCCTGCGCTGCCGGCAATTGGCCATCGGTTATGCGGAGCGAACGGTTGCCGATGGCATCGATTTGGAAATCGATCACGGCGCGCGCGCCGCCGTGGTGGGAGACAACGGCCAGGGCAAAACCACATTTCTGCGCACCGTCGTCGATTCGTTGCCGCCTCTGGCGGGCGAAGTGCGCTGGGGCTACGGCTGCCAGCTCGGCATTTACGCCCAGCACGTTTACACCAGCTTGCCGGAGGAGCAAACCGTGCTGGAGTATTTGGAGCGCTCCGCCGCGCGGGGAACCAAGGCGCAAGAAATTCTGGATCTGGCCGGCGCGTTGCTGTTCCGCGGCGAGCACGTGGAAAAACGCATTTCGGTTTTGTCCGGCGGCGAGCGCGCCCGGCTGTGCTTGGCTGGCCTGCTCTTGGGCAATTACAACGTGCTGCTGTTGGACGAGCCAGGCAACCATCTCGATGTCGATACGGTCGACGCACTGGCTCGGGCGCTCATCGACTATCGTGGCACGGTCATTTTCACCAGCCACGATCGGCACTTTCTCAAGCGGGTGGCCACGTCCATTGTGGAAGTCCGCGACGGCCGCGTAGTGAATTACCGGGGCAATTACGAAGCCTATTTGTACTCGATCAATCAGGAAATCGACGCCGCCGAAGCCCTTAGCCCCGGGCTCCGCCCGGGGGTGAAAGCCACCCCGCGCACTGTGCGCGACGATCGGCAGTTGCGCAAAGATATGGCCGCCCTGGAAAAAACGATTTCTCGTCTGGAAGTGCAAAAGAAAACCGTACACGATCAGTTATTGGCCGCCACCGATCCCGCCGAAGCACTGCGATTGCATCACGAGCAGACCGATCTGGCTGACCAGCTTAAAAATGCCGAACAGCGCTGGTTCCAGCTTCAAGAACAGGAGGAAGCGTAA